ATATATCTGGTCATCGGTACGCCCTGGCGCATGGTGGATCAGCACCAGCCGGCCGGCGCGAGCCCGCTCCGCGGCGGCCACCGCGTCACCGACGGTCGCGTGGCCATACGCGGCGGCGACATCGCGCTCGGACTCGGCGAACTGGGCGTCGTGTAGGAGCACGTCGACACCGCGGGCAAGGTCGGTTCCGGGCCCGGAATCGACAGATGGGGCATGGTCGGGCAGATAAGCGAACGACTCCCCGTCGGCTTCGACCCGGATGCCAAAGGTGCGCCCGCCCTTGTGTGGGATCTCGGTGAGCCGGACGCGGGCGCCACCGGCGTCGAACCTGCCCGTGTCCGCGGCGCGGAATCGCCAGCGGCCTGCTAGCCCGCCTGGGCCGATCGGGAAATGTGGTGGAGACATGGCCCGTCCCAGCAGTCTCGCCGCGGATACCGGGTCTGCGCTGCGGGCTCCATCCTGGGCGGGCAGATGAAGCACGACGTCGGCGTCGGCGGTGTCGCCGGCGGTGAAGAACGGGAGTCCGTGAACGTGGTCCCAATGCAGGTGGCTCAGGATGATCTCGCCCTGAAAAGCCTTGCCGTACAGTGTCGTGGACACCTTGGTCAACCCGGTTCCGGCGTCCAAGACGAGTGTCGGTGACGTCGCCCCCTTCAACGTCACCGACACGCATGATGTGTGCCCACCGACACGGACGAATTCGCGTCCTGGTGCCGGAGTCGAGCCGCGGACTCCGTGCAACGTCACTTTCACGCGAGCTCCGCCTCGGGTGTCTGCTCCTCGCGACGATGGGACGAAGCGAGCTCGGCGAGACGGTCCCGGTCGATGGCCTCGGCAGGCGCCACAGCAACCCGAGCCTGGGTGACGGCGGTCAACGTCGACGTGCGGCGCCCGCCTTCGAGCACAGCACGTTCACCGAGGACGGCACCTGGACCGAGTTCGGCGAGACGTGCGCCGTCCACGTCGACGGCGAGCACCCCATCGAGCAACAGGTAGAGCTCGTCGCCCGGCATGCCTTGCTTGGTCAGCGTATCGCCGGCGGCCAGACTGATGACCTTGGGCTTCTTCGCGCCGGTCATCAGCATCCTGGACAAAACCCGTTCGCTCGCGCTCTCGCTGGCCGTGACCAAGGCGGGCGAATCCTCGTCGCCCCACGGGGTACGTGCGCCGAACGAGTGCGCCACCCAGCCGGCGTAGTTGGTGAGGCCGGACTTGAGCGCAAGTGCGCCGGTCGCGTCGTAGACCCAGTGCCGGGGGAAGGGGCTCGCGCCCGCGAGCTCCACCTCCGCGGTACCGTCCGGGCGCAGCACAAGCGCGAGGGTGGTCCATACCCACGGAGCCTGCATCTTGACGAATGGTGCGTGGGGTACCTGCCGTGGCATCGGCAGAGCTGTCCGGCCGCCGCAGGTCTGCACGAGCCGGACGGTGCCGTCGTCGCGATACTCGGGTTCTCGCTGGATGACGGGCAGCGCAACGGCGGCAAAGGTGGCGCCGAGCCGCCCCAGCCGGACGGTCGTTGACCCCATGACGACGCCGGAGCCGTCCGCGTAGCCGGCCTCGGACACTTGACCGTCGACAATCCCGGCCCGGACGGAAAGCACATTCGCGAACCGGAAGCCGTCAGCCGCGCGCAACTCGTCCAGATCGTCGATGACGTCCGGCGGTGGCGCATCGTAATGCGCGAAGCCGACGTCGAAGGCCCTTCTGGCCGCGCCGGTGACGGCCTCGGACGGGATCCACGACAGCGATGTAGCGGTCGCACTCAGGGAGGTAGGTGCCATCGGTCTGGTTCCTTTCTGCTCGTGGGCGGTCGGCGGAGGAGCGGTGCCTGCGTCGGGTGTGCTGTGTGGATGTCTTGTCAGACGACGTTACGAGTGTGTAGCCGTGGAATAGGAGGTCATAGGCAGGCCAGTTCCAGGGGGTGTTAGCACCCGTAGGGTGGCGGAGTTCCGAGGCCGAGCAATCCCGGTTGCGAACATGACTATGGTCTGTGACCATAGTCAGATGAGCATGGCAGAGACGAAGGCAGTCAAGATGGCCGCCGGTCAGTTCAAGGCGGTATGCCTCCGAGTGCTTGATGAGGTTGCGGAAACGGGTATGCCTGTCACCATCACCAAGCGGGGACGGCCGGTGGCCCGGCTCGTTCCGGTGGCGCCACCGGCGCCGCTGTTCGGGTCCCTGGCTGGCACCGTTGACACCTACGGTGACCTGATCAGCCCAGTTGAGGAGGATTGGGACGCCGTTCGATGACGGAGGCGACCAGCGACCACAGCGTCGTCTTGGACACACACGTCCTGGTGTGGTTGGTGGCTGGCGAATCTCGCTTGCCTCGCGCTGTGCGGCAGGCAATCGAAAACGCGTCTTACGGCGCTGGAGTCAACGTCAGCGCGATCTCGTTGTGGGAGATCGCTATGCTCGTCGCCAAGGAGCGGCTTCAGCTCCGGCGTGACGTAGGTGAATGGATCGGCCTGGTGGCGGCAAACCCAGCGCTGACGGTTGTTCCGCTGGCGCCGGAGATCGCCGTCGCGAGTACGCGGCTGCCTGGCGAAATCCATCGTGACCCTGCTGACCGCATCATCATTGCCACAACTCGCACGCTGAATTCGACGCTCGTCACTGCGGACGGCGCGCTGCTCGACTACGGTGCGGCCGGCCATGTGCGGACGATGCATGCTCTCGTCGGCGGAGACACGCACGCAGACCCGACGGAGTGAACCTGCCGCGGTCAGATATGCATGCCTGGCGCGGCACCCACATTTCACGCGTCTCGCCGTGACAAGTCCCGGCTTCAGGTCCGGGCGCCGGTGATGCCCACGATGCCCGCGAGGCCGAGTGCGCTGCGCGGCGCGTAGGCGGTGCGCCACAGGCCTCCGTGGGCGGCCTCGGCGGCATCGTCCATCCACGGATGCTCCCGCGGCGGTTGGGGATTTCGCAGGTCGTGGACCAGTAGCGCGGCCATGAGCGTGTTGGCCGTTCCCGGTTCGAACACCTCGACGCCGAACCGGTGCGCGCCCGCGTAAACCGCCGCTAGTGCGCGGTTCTTCATGACCGACCGAGTGCGCGTCGGCGGGGCGACGTTGAGGCTGACCGTGTGCCCGGCTGCGGCCGCCGTCGTCGCCCGCCACCGTTGCAGCCGCTTGGCCAGCGCGTAGTTGGGTCCTTGTTGTGGCACCAGGCTGTCGCAGATGCCAGGGTCTGCTCCGGGTACGTAGTGGCGTTGGAGGAGGCGGCCCGCCGAAAGGATCTTCAGCGGGCGGCGGATCAGCCGCAGTTTGGACCGCTTCTCGTAGGACTGCACAGCGTGCTCCACAGCCTCGGCCGGTACCGCGAACACGTCGGTGGGGGTGGCCAGGAAGGACAGTGCGGTGTCTGGGCGCTCGTCGGCGAGATAGCTGGTCAGTGCGTCCACCGCCACCGCGACACGTACATGCATGGCGCCGTCGGCGTAGGCGTAGTTTCCCAGCACCAGCCGGCCGTCCAGCCGCGCCAGCCACTGCGTCACGGCGGGTAGTTGACCGACCAGGTCCGCGCCGGCCCGCGCATCGAGACTGCCGTCGCCGGGTCGTACCGGGAGGTGCAGGCGCCCCGCGTAGCGTCGTGCCGCGTCCATCAAGGATCGCCAGATACCGGGCTGGGGAAGATCGACGGCGGTGATGTTGCCGCCCCAGCGCAGGACGGCGCGCACCGGGCCCATCTCGGCGCCGGCGCCGAACGTCACCAGCCGGACGTCGGACAGGTCCAGCCAATCCGGATTGGCCATGACCATCCGCACGGCCTCCGCGCACGAGCCCTCGATCACCCCGGATTCCACCCACCTGTCGAGTTGACGGGCGAGTGCGTCACCTTTCAGCCGGCTTCCGCGATAGGGAAGGACAAGCTCACGTTCCGGATCGCCCTCGCCGCTGACGACGGCGGTCTCCAACGGCGGTTCGGCCCGCTGACGCAACGCTTCGGTCAGCGTGTACTCGTGATCATCGGTCCGCACGGGCATCCGGTTGTGGAGGGAGGCCAGGCCGTCGGCCGCGATGCCCTGGGCCGCCGAGGCGGACGGGAGGCCGGCCTCGATGAGCCGGCGGAAATGGGCGATGTAACCGCCACGCCAGTTCGTCTCGTGTTCGGCCGCCCGTGCGCCCACCGCGTCGGCGCCGCTGAGCGCATCGGCGACGACCGCACGGCCCAGCGCCGACGTGCTGCGGACGCCGTCGGCGGTGAGTGGGAAGACCACTCCGGACGTGTCGTTCATGTGCGCTCCTATACCCAGTGCGGGGATCAGCTCACGAAGATGTCTTCCGGAAGAAATGCCGATACCAGCATGTTCGGGACGTCTACCAGCTGGCTGATCTTGAGATCGACCGCGACGCTGCAGATCGCGTAGGCCTGTTGCCGGGTCCAGCCACGGTCGCCGAGGTGGTCGATCATGTTCAGCAGCGCGTTGCGGGCGGCGAGCGTCGCGTCCTCGCCGCGGTTCTGCCCGTCCTTCGTCACCGAGATGCCGGTGGTGGCGAAGAACCGGCGCGGCACGGCGTACTCGGGCGGCAGGTAGTAGTCGTCACGTGCGAAGCGAAGGTCGCGAATGCCCTTCGCGGAGGCTTCGCCCTTGCGTAGCCCGAAACGGACCCGGAGGGTCGCGTTCATCTCGATCGCAGTGCCGCACGTCTCGCAGTCGCCTTGGGCGAAGTGCGCGTCGCCGGCCGAGAACAGCGCACCCGGTGTGTCGACCGGAATGAGCAGCAGGGTGCCCGCACCGAGTTGTTTGATGTCGACGTTGCCGGCCTGTTCGCGCGGCGGCACGGTCCGCAGGGCTGTTTGGGCGACGTGGGGATCGGTCGGAACCGCCCCTTCGGCAGACGGGGGCAGGGCGAGGCCGGCGCGGTCGGCGACGGCCTGTTCGCGGGCCGTGGTCGCGGCGAGGAGGTCGTGTCCTGGCGTGAGCCCGATGGTGCCCATGAACGGCGATCCGGGGATCCGGACACCTGGAAGGTCGCCGGACGTGGCCCAGCCGTCGGCGAGATCCCAATTGACTTTGAACGGTTCGGGGAACTCGTCGCGCAAGAAGCCGAATCCGGGAACCTCGACCGTGTAGCCGTAGGAGTCGGGTTCGACCTCGAGAATCTCGACTTCCAGCACATCGCCGGGCTCGGCATCCTCGACGTAGATGGGGCCGGTCAGTGGATGAACGACACTCAGGTCGGCTCTTTCGACGGCGGCGGCGCCGGCGTCGTCGGGGCTGAACTGGCCGTCGAACGCATCGCGGGTCTCGAGGATGACCTCGTCTCCTGGTTCGCAGCGGAGGATCGGTGGGATATCCGGGTGCCAGCGGTTGTGGCCGGTGTGGGGTTCTTCCTGGAGGGATTTGGTGCGGTCGATGCGGATCTCGTGTACAGCCATGGCGACCTCCTTCCTGCGATCGTGACATCCTCCCATGATCATGAACAGGTACCGGGGAATATCTCGGATGAGGGTTCACGATCATGGGGATAGGTGGCGCCGGCAGATTCTAGATGTGTAATATCCAGAATATGCGGATGAGTGAAGGCGTCGAGTGGGCGTTGCATACGTGCCTGAATCTCTCGTGGGTCGAATCGGGGGAGGCAGTGCCCACGGCTCGCCTGGCGGAGTTCTACGGGCTGCCGGCGGCATATCTCAACAAGCAACTGCAAGCGTTGGCCCGGGCCGGCATCCTGTCGTCCACCACTGGCCCCCGTGGCGGGTTCCGCCTGGCGCGTAGCCCGGAGAAGGTCACGCTGCTGGATGTGGTGACCGCGATCGAAGGGGCCGAGGAGGCGTTTCGCTGTGACCAGATCCTGCGGCACGGCCCAGGAGGTCGCCAGGACGTGGATTATCGCCAGGCATGTGTGATCTCGCAGGGTATGCGTAAGGCTGAGCTCGCCTGGAGGACCGAGTTGGCGGCGCAGAGCCTGGCCGACATCCGCGCGACGGTGGAGCGACGGCAGCCGTCGGCGCCCGGGCAAGCCCGAAGTCGGCTCGCGGCCGGAGCGGCCTGAGGGCCGCGGTCGGCGAATCCGACACGTCGAAGTCTCTGAAAATTAGCGATATTAAATATCTCGAATAGCTAGGAAAGTGGCCCCGCGTCAGGCCGCGAGCGGATCTCGCTCGCGCGCCCCGAGCGCGAATGGACAGGGAGGAGAAGGTCAGATGGGGATGGATGAACGCCTGCAGGTGGCTGACGGCGAGCCGCCGGAATCACCTACGGGTCCCCGTTCCGGCCGAAGCCCGGAGCGGGCGTCGTACCGGAGCTGGCTGGCGGTCTGGGCGGTGACGCTCGGCATCTTCTCGCTGATGACGTCGGAACTTCTGCCCGTCGGCCTTCTCTCGCCCGTGGCGGCAGAGCTGGGAGTCTCCGAAGGCATCGCCGGCTTGATGGTCACCGTCCCAGGGCTCGTGGCCGCCGTTGCCGCACCGGTGATAGCCGTCACCGCTGGGCGGATCGACCGACGTGTGTTGCTCGCTGCGCTTCTTGTTCTGCTGGCTGTCGGCAACCTCGGTAGTGCGGTGGGCTCGGACCTGGCCGTTGTGCTGGCGGCACGCTTCGTCGTCGGAGTCAGTATCGGCGGATTCTGGGCTATCGCGGGCGGCCTGGCCGTGCGACTGGTCCCGGCGGAGCAGGTGGGGCGCGCAACGGCGGTGATCTTCGGTGGCGTTTCGACCGCCTCGGTTCTAGGTGTTCCACTGGGGACTCTGCTCGGCGACACAAGTAGCTGGCGCATCGCGTTCACCGCGTTGGGCCTGCTGGGTCTCGTCGCACTTGCCGGCTTGCTTCTTTTGGTCCCGGCCCTCCCCGGCGCGCACGAGCTGAGCTTCGGCGAGCTGCCACGGCTGCTGCGCGGCAACGTCGGTGTCCGGCTCGGAGTGCTGATGACGTTCCTCCTCGTCACAGGGCATTTCATCGCCTATACGTTCGTGCGTCCGATCCTGCGCGAGGGGGCGGGTGTCGAGGCCGGCATGGTTGGTGTGGTCCTGCTCGCCTTCGGCGTCGCCGGCGTCGCGGGCAATTTCATCGCTGGTGCATGGGCGCATCACGACGTACGGCGCGTTGTGCTGGTGATCTCCACGCTGCTGGCCGCCGTCATGATCATGTTCGCATTCGTCGGTCAATCGGCGACGGCGGCGATCGCGCTCGTGGGTCTATGGGGGCTGGCCTTTGGCGGCGTCTCCGTGAGTCTGCAGATATGGATGCTGAAGGCCGCCCCGGAGGCCACCGAAGTGGCGACCTCGCTGTTCGTCGCTGCCTTCAACCTTTCCATCGCGCTGGGCGCATTAGTGGGCGGCGTCGTCATCGATGGCACTGCCGTGTTCGGCGTGGTGGTCTGTGCCGCCGTCCTGTTTGTCCTAACCGCATGCGCGGCGGGGTTCCTCCGTGCGGCACGTATGTCCAGCTGAACCGACTACCGAGAGGAAGAATGAGGATGACACACGCGATCATCAACCCGGCCGGACTTCACGACCCGGCCGGCTTCGGCTACAGCCATCTCGCCACTACGGAGAACCTAGTGTTCGTCGCGGGACAGTACGCCTCTGACGCGCGGGGTGAGGTCACGTCGACCGCCTTCGCCGAGCAGGTAGAGCAAGCCCTGGCCAACCTGCGAATCGCGTTGGCCGGCGCCGGCCTGGACTACAGCCACGTTGTCCAGCTACGTACCTTTGTCGTGGACCATGACGCCGACAAGCTCCGGGAGCTGGCGGCCCAGGTCGGCCGTATCTGGGGTGGGCAGCCGCCCACCCAGACGCTCATCGGGGTCGCGGCGCTGGCGCTACCGGGTATGTTGTTCGAGGTGGATGCCGTCGCTGTCCGGGTTTGAGGACGCCGACGCCCTCCGGGGTGGGAGCGCACATGTGTGCACCGTATCCGCGTCCCACCGCGGCCGAAAACCGGCCGGTCCTCGGAAGCTCCGCCATACTGAACACCATGGTCGAGCGTCGTATTCGCTACTCCGAGGAGCGGCCCTACGTCGTACCGGACACGCTGGAAGAGCTCACCGGCCCGACGCGGGGCGAGGTGACGCTGCCTTCCCGGCTGGACTGGTCCGAGCAGGGCACGTACAACCTCGACGATCCGCGTGAACTGAGCGTCATGTACGAACGCGTTCTGCGGGAAGCCATGGACGTGGAGGATCTCTGCCGTTATGTCAACGGCGCCATGCTTCGCCGAGCTTGGCCGCGCATGTTCCTTCCCGGCCGCGTCCGGGCGCTCTGGGAAGAGAGATTCCCTCAGCTCACGCGGACGGAGCTGTAGGCATGGACGCTTTTCACGCTCGGCTGGCCCGGCGCCGGGGTAGCCGCGGAAGGGAATTACTCGACGGCGAAGACACGCATCTGCAGCGCTAACGTGGAGTAGTAGCCGATGAGTGTGGTGAGCTCGAAGAGTTTGTCCGCTCCGAGGGTCGCGGAGACGTCACGGTAGCGCTCGTCGTCGAGATCCCGATGCCGTAGCACGTGCCGCGTGATCAGCAGAACCGCCGATTCCTCCGGATCGTCGAGATCCAGCGGGCCCTGCGCACGCAGGGCCTTCAGTTCGGCATCGGTGAGCCCGGCGTGAGCGCCGACGGCCTCGTGTGCCCGCTGCTCGAAAGCCGACTGCCAATGCGCGGCGACGGCGAGGACGGCGATCTCACGGCTACGGTCGGAGAGCCGTCCCTGGTACCGGAGCGCCACACCGACCTGCTGGAGTGGGTCTCCGATGGCCGGGTTGAGCAGCATGGCGTTGAACGGTCCCTCGAGCCGGCCTTCGTCGTCGGCAAGCCGAAACAGGCGTGGCCCGCTGGACCGGCTCCCGGACGTGATCGACGCATGCAGCCGCCGCTGCTCGTCATCGAGTTCGTCAGGCGCCGGACGGGGGATTCGACTCATAACGCCACAATATCTTGGCCGAAATGCTCATATATCAAGAATTAATCCACCAATCTCTTGACACGTGCAAAAGAATTCCAGGATGGTCTAGACCTCAGGAGAGATCTTCCCGAGCGAACCCGAGGAGACTAGATGCACGGTCGAACCCGGAACGTGATCGCTACCTTAGCCGCCGGTGGGCTGGTGGCGGCCTTCAACGTCGTTCCGTCCGCGTTGCCAGCAACGGACAGCAAAGACGAACTTGCCCCCGCCGTGCAGGATCTGGCCGCCGATATCGACGAGATCCTCGCTGATCCACGCATGGACGGCAGTCAGGCGTCCGTCGTGGTCGCCGACGCTGCGAGCGGTGAGGTGCTCTATGAGCGCAACGGCGAAAACCGGCTGATGCCCGCATCGAATCAGAAGATCGTGACGTCGGCGGCAGCCATGGACGTCCTCGGGCCCGACTACACCTTCACCACTACTGTTGAGACCGATGCCCGGCACACCGGGCGAATCCTCGCCGGTGACCTTTACCTGCGCGGCACCGGCGATCCGACCATGCTCGTCGAGGACTACGAGGCGTTGGCGGACGAGATCGCCGACGCCGGCATTCAACGTGTACATGGGGGTGTGGTCGCTGACGACACGTGGTTCGACGACGTTCGGCTCGGCCTCGGCTGGGACTGGGACGATGAGCCGTTCTATTACTCGGCGCAGATCTCCGCGCTGACCGCGGCGCCGGACACCGACTACGACGCCGGCACGGTCATCATCGAGGTGGATCCAGGCAGGCGGGTGGGCGACGCGCCCCAGGTCACCATGACTCCGGAGAACGAGTACGTGGAGATCGTCAACGACGCCACGACCACCGAGGCAGGTACTGGGCGGTCGCTCTCCATCGACCGGGAGCGGGGCGGCAACACGATCCGCATCAGCGGCACCATCGCAACCGATGGTTCGGGAAGCCGGGTGTGGCGGACTGTCTGGGAGCCGACCGACTTCGCGGCGCACCTGTTCCTGGCGGCACTGGAAGACCGTGGCGTGCACGTCCGGGAAGGCATCTCTCGCGGCAGCACTCCGGGCGACGCCCGTGTTCTTGCCGCGCACGAGTCCATGTCGTTGAGCGAACTGCTCATCCCCTTCATGAAGCTCAGCAACAACGGCCATGCCGAAGTGCTGATGAAAGCCATGGGCAGGGAAACAGCCGGCGCCGGAACCTGGGCGGCCGGGCGGGAAGCCGTGCGGGAGTCGCTGCGGGGCTGGGATGTCGAGCCGGGCAACATGGCGATTGCCGACGGTTCGGGTCTGGGGCGCCGCAACTGGATCCCGGCCAACGAGCTCATCACCCTGTTGCGCAGCATCCAGGACGAGACGTGGTACGACCAGTGGTACGAGTCGATGCCGGTGGCCGGAATCGAAGAGCGACTGGTCGGAGGTACGCTGCGGTCCCGGATGTCGGGGACAGCCGCTGAAGGCAACGCTGTGGGCAAGACCGGAACGCTCACCGGCGCGACCGGGCTCTCAGGGTACGTCACCACGGCCGACGGTGACGAACTCGTCTACTCGATACTGCTCAACTACTACCTGAGCGGCAAGCCCAGCGACCTGGAGGACCAGATCGTGGTGCGCCTGGCCGAACATTCGGCCGACGGTGAATCGCCGATGGGGACGTTCAGCGTTCCGGAACCACCCGCCGAGATGCCGGACGATCTCGAATGTTCCTGGACGAAGGCCTGCTGACGAAGAACCGTCGGTAGTGCGGACGACCTTCGTGGCCTCACGTAACGGATAGACGCCTGGCGGCGCCGCGAAACGTTACGGGAGGCCACGAAGTCCGTGGGGCCCGAGAAAGTATCAGTAGCGACGGGGTATCAATCCCGGCTGGCGGAGCCCGGACCGGCGCTCGTGGGGACACGTCCTGCGAGCGCCGGTGCCGTGTTCGGAACCGTTGTCCGGAACGTGGCAAGCATCGGCGTCAACGGCGAGCCTCTGACCGGGAACAGTCCGCGGTGGCGGACAATGGGTACGTGAGTCTCTATCGCGACGAAGGGGTTGTGCTGCGCACCCAGAAGCTGGGTGAAGCCGACCGGATCGTCACGTTGCTCACCCGTGGCAACGGCCGGATCCGGGCCGTCGCCAAAGGGGTGCGCCGCACCAGCAGCCGCTTCGGCGCGCGGCTGGAGCCGTTCATGCACGTCGACGTCCAATTCGCCACCGGACGCAGCCTGGATGTCGTGACCCAGGTAGAGACTCTGGCCCCGCTAGGGACAACCATCTGTGCCGACTATTCGTGTTACACCGCCGGCACCGCGATCCTCGAGACGGCGGAGCGGCTGAGCGCGGAAGAACGTGAACCGGCCATCCAGCAGTATCAGCTGCTCGTGGGTGCGTTGCGCGCGCTGGCCAACGGCGATCACGACTCCGGCCTGGTTCTTGACGCCTATTTGTTGCGTGGGCTGGCCATCGCTGGGTTCGCACCGAGCTTCACCGACTGTGCGCGCTGCAGCTCTGCCGGGCCACATCGGTTGTTCTCCGTGCAGGCCGGTGGCACGGTCTGCCCGTCGTGCCGGCCGTCTGGCACCGTCGCGCCGTCGGCGGACACCATGGCCTTGCTGGGGGCGTTGCTGGCGGGTGACTGGTCCGTCGCCGACGCCAGCGAGAACCGTGCTCGGAGGGAGGCCAGCGGCATCACCGCCGCCTTTCTACAGTGGCACCTGGAGCGAGGGTTGCGTTCGCTGCCCCTGGTCGAGCGGGTGTATCGGGAGAAGAACGTGGTGGACGCCCAACAGTTGGAGCAGCATGACGAAGCGGTATGACACGCCGCCGCCACATCCGTCCGGCGCCACCCCGCCGCCCATCCCGCGGGAGCTGGTGCCCAAACATGTGGCCATCGTCATGGATGGGAACGGACGCTGGGCCAACCAACGCGGCCTGCCCCGCACCAAGGGCCATGAGGCGGGTGAGGCGGCGCTGCTGGACGTGATCCACGGTGCCATCGAGATGGGGATCGGCTGCCTGTCGGCGTACGCGTTCTCCACCGAGAACTGGCGCCGTTCGCCGGACGAGGTCCGCTTCCTGATGGGATTCAACCGCGACGTCATTCATCGTCGCCGGGACGAGCTCGACGCGTTGGGCGTGCGGATCCGCTGGGCCGGGCGTCGTCCCCGGTTGTGGAAGAGTGTGATCGACGAGCTTGCCTATGCCGAGCGTCGTACCAAGAAGAACGACGTCATCACACTGCAGTTCTGTGTGAACTACGGCGGCCGTGCCGAGCTCGGCGACGCCGCGGCGGCGCTGGCAGCTGACGTCGCGGCCGGCCGGGTGAACCCGAAGCGAGTCAACGAGAAGACGCTGGCCCGCTATCTCTACAACCCCGACTTGCCTGATGCCGACCTGTTCGTGCGTTCGTCGGGGGAGCAGCGTACGTCTAACTTCATGTTGTGGCAGGCGGCATACGCCGAGATGGTCTTCCTCGACACATTGTGGCCGGAATTCGACCGCCGTGACCTGTGGCGGGCGGTCGAGATCTACGCCCGGCGAGACCGCCGCTACGGAGGTGCCGACCCCGCAGCCCCGGCCGTGTGAGCCCGGCGCCCCTATTCGTGCGGGCCGTAGGGCAAGATCGGGTGGATGGGTACTGACTCGACGTGGTTGCTTCGCCTCGACTCCAGCGGTGATGGGCCGCGGCTGGCGGTCAAAGACTGTATCGACGTTGCGGGCACGCCGACCACCGCGGGTAGCCGGGCCGTCGCCGAGGACGCCGTCGCAGCCGAGTTCGACGCTCCCGTTGTGGACACAGCTCGGCGGCAGGGCGCCCGGATCGTCGGCAAGACGAATCTCGTCGAGCTGTGCCGGCGTATCCACGGGCTCAACGCCTGGACCGGCACGCCGGTCAACCCGATCGATCCGGAGCGGCTGCCCGGCGGCTCGTCCAGCGGATCGGCCGTCGCCGTCGCGCGGGACGAGGCCGATGTCGCCTACGGGACCGACACCGGTGGCTCGGTGCGGGTTCCCGCCGCATGTTGCGGGATCGCCGGGCTCAAGACGACGGCCGGCCGGATCCCGACACACGGCGTCTACGAATTCTCCCGCACCCTCGACACCGTGGGGCCGCTGGCACGCGACGCCGCCGGGCTGGCTGTGGGGATGCGCCTGATGGAGCCCGGCTTCAGCAGCGCCGAGCCGGGGGAGGTGCCGCTCACCGCGGCCCGGCTGCGATTCCCCGGCGTCGAACCAGGAATCGACGACGCGCTGGACGCCGCGCTGGCCGCTGCCGGTGTGCGGCTCACCGACGTCGTCATCGCGGAGTGGGAGGAATGGATCGCCGCCGCAAATGTGATCATGTCGGCCGAAGGCTACTGGGCGCAGCGGCATCTTCTCGATCGCGCGGATC
This portion of the Phytoactinopolyspora mesophila genome encodes:
- the recO gene encoding DNA repair protein RecO, with protein sequence MSLYRDEGVVLRTQKLGEADRIVTLLTRGNGRIRAVAKGVRRTSSRFGARLEPFMHVDVQFATGRSLDVVTQVETLAPLGTTICADYSCYTAGTAILETAERLSAEEREPAIQQYQLLVGALRALANGDHDSGLVLDAYLLRGLAIAGFAPSFTDCARCSSAGPHRLFSVQAGGTVCPSCRPSGTVAPSADTMALLGALLAGDWSVADASENRARREASGITAAFLQWHLERGLRSLPLVERVYREKNVVDAQQLEQHDEAV
- a CDS encoding isoprenyl transferase; its protein translation is MTKRYDTPPPHPSGATPPPIPRELVPKHVAIVMDGNGRWANQRGLPRTKGHEAGEAALLDVIHGAIEMGIGCLSAYAFSTENWRRSPDEVRFLMGFNRDVIHRRRDELDALGVRIRWAGRRPRLWKSVIDELAYAERRTKKNDVITLQFCVNYGGRAELGDAAAALAADVAAGRVNPKRVNEKTLARYLYNPDLPDADLFVRSSGEQRTSNFMLWQAAYAEMVFLDTLWPEFDRRDLWRAVEIYARRDRRYGGADPAAPAV
- the dacB gene encoding D-alanyl-D-alanine carboxypeptidase/D-alanyl-D-alanine endopeptidase, with the protein product MHGRTRNVIATLAAGGLVAAFNVVPSALPATDSKDELAPAVQDLAADIDEILADPRMDGSQASVVVADAASGEVLYERNGENRLMPASNQKIVTSAAAMDVLGPDYTFTTTVETDARHTGRILAGDLYLRGTGDPTMLVEDYEALADEIADAGIQRVHGGVVADDTWFDDVRLGLGWDWDDEPFYYSAQISALTAAPDTDYDAGTVIIEVDPGRRVGDAPQVTMTPENEYVEIVNDATTTEAGTGRSLSIDRERGGNTIRISGTIATDGSGSRVWRTVWEPTDFAAHLFLAALEDRGVHVREGISRGSTPGDARVLAAHESMSLSELLIPFMKLSNNGHAEVLMKAMGRETAGAGTWAAGREAVRESLRGWDVEPGNMAIADGSGLGRRNWIPANELITLLRSIQDETWYDQWYESMPVAGIEERLVGGTLRSRMSGTAAEGNAVGKTGTLTGATGLSGYVTTADGDELVYSILLNYYLSGKPSDLEDQIVVRLAEHSADGESPMGTFSVPEPPAEMPDDLECSWTKAC
- a CDS encoding amidase, with amino-acid sequence MGTDSTWLLRLDSSGDGPRLAVKDCIDVAGTPTTAGSRAVAEDAVAAEFDAPVVDTARRQGARIVGKTNLVELCRRIHGLNAWTGTPVNPIDPERLPGGSSSGSAVAVARDEADVAYGTDTGGSVRVPAACCGIAGLKTTAGRIPTHGVYEFSRTLDTVGPLARDAAGLAVGMRLMEPGFSSAEPGEVPLTAARLRFPGVEPGIDDALDAALAAAGVRLTDVVIAEWEEWIAAANVIMSAEGYWAQRHLLDRADRLEADHTRLITEGGELSAAQVTQARRAGHAARERIGALLREHRFLALPTLREQPPRFGERTAMTYLTVPLNLAGLPAVSIPVARPDGGFPASLQMVGGWHEEELLLAAAAVVEGALG